ATCGCCGTTGGCAATTGCCTGTTCAATTTTCTGAGCACTGCACGGGAAGGTACCAACGTTGACTGATAAATTTCCATACAATCCTTCGGCCGGACCAAAATCAAATGCTACAACGTCTTGCCACAGCAGCATTGTTTGCCTCAGGGTTGTCCGCATCAAATCAACTGTGGCAGCATCAACAGAGGCCGGCAGATCCTGTACCTGCTGTTCCAGCAATCTCGTGTTGTCCAGCAGTGCCTTATAACCCGGTATTATTAGCTTATCGGCCATGCCGGTAAGCATTGCCTTACGGTCAAACGTATCGGCAGCAGGCTGATCAGTTGTGCATCCGGCAACTATCACCGCCAGCACCACCGATATCCAAAGCCCCTTTCCAAACATCATCATAGTTATTTGTTAGCGTGACTGGGCAGATACCCAGTTTGTTTTGAAATCTTCCATTTCGGCATCACTGAATCCATACACCGCCTGGAGCTTTTTGGTTACCTGCTCTAATCGATTTAGGTATGGTGCTGGTTCCAGCCAGAACTTATAGCACGTTGGATTATTGGCATCGGATATCAGCAGGAGTTGGGTCAGCTCGTCGAGTGTGGCATCAGTAATCATACGGCTTGACGGGGGAACTGATTTCCAGCCGCGTATTATCCCGGCCGCTTCCGCAAATGTGTGCATTGCCTTACCACGAGCTACATCGTCCACCTGGGTCGCACTGAGGGTGGTAATGGTAAGGTACGAATAGTTAATAGCAGTGGCCATTTGACTTTTCTCCCAAATCAGGAGCATTTCCTTGAGAGCATCGTTTAATTCATTGCCGTACACTTCGGGTTTTTCAGCAGCAGCACGTGCAGTCAGAGCTGCCTTCTTAAACCTGGAGTAAAATCCGTTGCCGTCATTCTTGTCACGCCGAGCAGCATAGTTCGCCGAAAATACATCTTTCTGTGCAGCTTTTACCGAACCGTTGGGGAATGTTGGATTTGCCCCGAACAGTGCTACAATTTGGTCAACCGTGCTGGGCAACACAACACCGCTTGACCGCAGTGTTGCCTGGTAGTACTGCATCGTTGCAAATAAACTTTTCTGTACGAACTCGTCAACATCGCGTCCGTACCGGTCAAACAAGTACCCGCCGTACACTCCTCCCACAGTACCGTCAGTTGGCTCTGCACTGCCAGTGTGAAGTTTTCCCGAAGCCATTGCGGCATTTTCTAAAAACTGGCCGATAAAGTCAACTTCCGACGGTATTGTGTACTGCATCAGTGGCTGGTATGCCTGCATGAGCTGACTACTCGTGAGTGTGACATCAACCTTTCGTGCACTTTTCAGCAGCCCAAGCAGTGCGTCCAGATTTGCCCTAATCTGGTACGCTTCAGCAGTATTTGCAGACCATGAGGCACTGTCATAAATCTCCGGAACTACCAAGTCTGTTGTAGGTTTAGCTGGCTGCGACGAATCACATGATGTCAGCACTGCAACAACTGCACCAAGCATTAAAATCCTGTATATCATAACGTCCTAATCGATTTTGATGGTGAAAATGAGCGACAAACTTACACTCATATTAAGACTAAATCTAAATATAACTGCACTTTTTTTTTTAGGGTGGCTTCATGCACCTAGTCAGGGAGGGGGCTTTGGCGGTCGTCTCCGGATTGTCACGTTTGATACATCACACGGTACATCCAGCCTATACATGTTTTCCCATCATTTCCCAGGGTGCTATCATGATGAGTTCTGTAGGAATTCACTTGCTTATTCTTTCCGAGCAAACGTCGGCATCATTCCCGGTGCAGAGTGCCGAGATGGTCCATAGCGAACTTCGTCGCTGCTGTGTACGCAGGAATTCGGTACTGCACGCTTCGCATGTGCTGGCTGACCATATGCACGTGCTCATTGAGACGGAGGCAGAAGATCAGGCGTCAGAGATCATTGCAGACATTGTTGCAACCATTCAGAAAACCTTCCGCATAACATCACGCAACATAGTGTTTCAGGACGGTATTCACGTAACACTGCTACCGCCGTGGCACCTTGATATCCTGTCGGCATTCGTTGAAAACCAGGATTCATATCATGTAAAGTACACCGTGAGTGAAGAGCTTGAAAGAGTGTTTCTTCCAGGACTGCCAATACCGTCGGCAGCGGCATCGTAATAATAGTGAGTATCCCCTTCCTCTCCGCCAGCCAAAGCCCCCTACCGTCGGTTGCGCAGCCAGATAGCTGCTATAGCAGCCGTTACTGAGCCCGTTACCAGCGGAATCAGCGTCCCAAGGATGTAAATCATCGGAGCTGAAAGCGTTACTGCCTTTGCACTCAGGACGGTCCTGAGTGCTTCCTGGTTTGAGATGATGTGACGGTACTTGAGTTCAGTACCCCGAAGGACAACCTCCAGGTAATCAGGCATGAGGACGTTGTAAAAAAACAACCAGACAACGCACAGTGCAAGCGAGCCATACACGCTGGCATACATGCCGTTGCGTACGGTATCGCCGTATGGTGTAGTAGTGCCTGCAAGCCGCCGGTGCACCATGGCTCCGATAACACCGAGCGGACAAAGCAGAAGCCACAACACCTGCACTTCGGCAGATGTGCCGGCTTCAAATCTCCCAAGTGCCGATTCCATAATCAGCCACAGTAAACCCAGCGCACCAGTAATACCGCCCCATAATAGATTAATCATGTTGCCCTCCGCTTCGATGCCTGACGGCTATATTTGCCGTCCAAACAAGGAATACTAACCTATGAAACAAACCCGATTTCACGCACTTCATGTAGAAGCAAACGCAAAAATGGTAGAGTTTGCCGGATTTCACATGCCAATACAGTATCCGACAGGAATTTTGGAAGAACACCGCAAGGTCCGTACCGGCGTTGGCATGTTCGATGTGTCGCACATGGGTGAGTTTTTTATTGGTGGACCCGATGCGCTGGCCCTTGTTCAAAAACTCACCACCAACGATGCATCAAAGCTGGAGCCGGGTAAGATTCAGTATTCGGCAATGTGCAGACATAACGGCGGGATTATTGACGATTTGCTGGTGTACTGCCTAAAGCCGGATTTGTTTATGCTTGTGGTAAATGGTGCCAATATCGACAAAGATTACAGCTGGGTAACCGAAAATGCAGCCGCTTTTGCAAATGCGTCCGTTACGAACGAAAGTGACGATTATAGCCTGCTTGCCGTACAGGGTCCTAAGTCCGTTGACGCTCTGCAGCCTCTAACCACTACCGTACTTTCAGACCTTGCCTACTACACCTTCACCCATGGTACACTGGCCGGCGTGCCAATGATTATTTCTCGCACCGGATATACAGGCGAGATTGGCTTCGAGCTGTATTTCAAGGGTGACGATACGGTGTGCAAGAATGTTGTTGATGCAATAATGCGGGAAGGGGCTCCGTTTGGCCTGGATTGGATCGGGCTTGGAGCACGCGATACACTGCGCCTGGAAAAAGGCTTCTGTCTGTATGGCAACGATATTACCGAAGATACACTGCCACACGAGGCCGGGTTGGGCTGGATAACAAAACTTAAAAAAGGTGACTTTAACGGACGTGATGCCATAACTGCAGTCAAGGATGCCGGCATTACACGTAAGCTGGTCGGCTTTGTGATGAAGACGGAGAAGCTACTGCCACGAAAGGATTATCCGATTCTTGTCGGTGACGCTGTTGTGGGTGCTGTAACCAGTGGCGGCAAGTCCGTTATGCTTAACACCGGTATCGGCCTGGGATATGTTGCTGCTGAGTTTTCAGAACCCGGAACGCAGATATCCATTCAGGCACGTGGCACAACATTCCCGGCCGAAGTAACTAAAATTCCGTTTGTTTAGTATCTACTCTGAGTTTGGAGTGCTTGGTTCAACTGTGCTTGCAGAGTTATCCGGCACCGGAGCTGCCTCTTCGTGAATTTGAATCGCAACCGTGGCGGTACCCTTGCGTATCATGTCGAGTGCCTGAGCAGCCCCTTTTGAAACATCAATTATGCGTCCGTGCTTAAACGGCCCCCGATCAGTTACCGTAACCACAACGCTGCGTCCGTTCTCGATATTCGTAACGAGAAGTCGTGTTCCGAACGGCAACCAGCGATGAGCGCAGGTTAAATCGTTCATGTTAAAGGTGGCACCGCTCGAGGTTTTGTTCCCGTGAAATTTCCCTGCATAGTACGATGCCACGCCGGTATCAGCATCCATTCGCAGCACTTCCAGGGTGACGGTGTCAGCCAGAGTTTGTCCGCGCTTTACCGGAGCCTCGGCAAGGTTCCGTGCGGCCATTCGGGTAGCTGCCTGCAGCTGCAGTGTAGCCAGAATGATATCGGTGGTATCGGGCACACCAGGCTGAACTGTGTTGGCACCCGCACCGGCTGATGGCTGCGCCACGGTTAGGGTTTTAATGCTGCGCAGAATCGAGTCAGCCTTCATCCGCTTGTGCATTGCAGTAATTCGTAGGCTGTCGCTGGCACGCCACTCAGCCTCCCACTCCCGCATTAGAACTCCAGCACGGGCACGCAGCGAGTCTGCTGCCACCACGCCGGAGTCCGGCTGACCAAACGTGGTAGTCTGACTAAGACACAGGGCAACACAAAGAGCAAGAACAACAACCATGGTGCTATCCAATATGGCGTCTGCGCAGTACATCAACAATTTCGCGAACCTGGTTGGTTTGGCCGCGTGGACATATCATGAGTGCTTCTTCTGTATCAACAACAACCAGGTTTTCAACTCCTACAACACCAACAATCTTTCCACCAAGTGCACTGATAAGCGAATTGCCGGTATTAAGTGCGATTACATTGCCTTCGAGAACATTATTCTTCCCATCCTTCATTACAAGTCGGTACACTTCGTCCCACGTACCCACATCACTCCAGCCAAAAGCCCCATCCACAACCAGAATATTCTCAGCCTTTTCCATAACACCAACGTCAAAAGAGATACTTCGGATTTGCCGGAAGATTGTCTCGAGAGCAGCATGATACGTTTCTTTATTAATGTGCCGTTCCAGAGACGCAAACAACGGTGCATGGTCGGGCAGAAAGGTCGCAATTGCCCTGAGCAGCACGTCGATCCGGGCAACGAAAATTCCCGAGTTCCACACAAAGTCACCGGCATTCAGGAAGCGCAATGCTGTCTCGGGGTCTGGTTTTTCGGCAAACGTATGAACGTAGTATACCTTATCCCCAGCCTGACCGTTGGCAGTATACGGGTTACCTACCTGAATATAGCCGTAGTTTGTTTCAGGTCTGGTTGGAAGCACACCAATCGTAACAATCATTTCGGATGTTCTCGCCGCATGGCATGCCTGATTCAATACTGCCTGAAATTCATGGCTGTTCTGAATCAGATGGTCACTGGGAAGAAACGCAAGAACAGTATCGGGAGAGTAAACGAATTTTAACAGGGTACTTGTAAGAGCAATACTTGGCCCCGTATTTCTGCCAAACGGCTCGCAAACGATTTGGCCTTCGGGCAACTCGGGCAATTGCTCCCGGACCAGTCCTTCGAACTGCTGCGTGGTTACAACCCATGTCTGCTCCGCCGGTATTAATGGCGAAATGCGCTGCACGGTATTCTGAATCATCGTTCCATTGCCTAAAACATGCTGAAACTGTTTCGGCATTTTATCGGTGCCACGTGGCCACAAACCCGGACCACGGCCGCCGGCAAGTATTACTGCAACATTTTTCATGATTGCAAACTACATATCTGCGTCATCGATTCGTCTTCGTATCTTTGATGTCTTATTTTTTGCAAACGTTATACTGTCAACGCAATGCACCGAACAAACGCTTTTTTTAGCTACGTGGTAATATTCCTCCTTGGCGCTATTGCAGTAAGCGCTGCGCCACAAGACGACAGGCTGGATGAGCTGGATTTTGAAGAGGCACCGGTCAAGGAAGAGGTTGCCCCGTACTTTGCCATTGGAGTGGGCACAACACCAACCTTCGGCTTTCAGAATTTGGATGACATTAATGTTCGGGCTTCCGAGCTTGGACTGGGCAACCTTTCTAATACGATGACGTTTTGGGGTGGCGAAGTGTTTGGCTCGATCGGAGCCATCGTATCTGTACCTAATCTCCGCGCCGGTTTTTCCTGGCTGGGCTCCGTGGCTTCGACCAGTGCTGACGTTACCCCGCCATCCGGTATAGTCGACAATGGCAGTATCAAACGAACAATGGAATACCAGATCAACACAAGTACAATTCATTTGGACTACGTAATTCCTGTTACAACGGGTTTGGTTATTGCACCCGGAACCGGCTTTGGGTTTGGCTCTCAGGTACTGACCACGTACCAGGGAGCTGATAAGCGTTCGTGGACGGATTACAGTACGGTAACACCATTACCTGACATGATTTCTGAACTTAACCGCTCGGTTTACTCAGTCCCATTCCGGTTAAACATCGAGTACACCCTAACACCGTTTATTCTGGTTCGTGCAGCCGGTATGTACAGGTATCAGGCTATTGGCGATGATTGGCAAGGTAACAGAACTTCTACTGTAACAGATGTACCATCCGGAATTAATAT
This is a stretch of genomic DNA from Ignavibacteria bacterium. It encodes these proteins:
- a CDS encoding transposase, which encodes MMSSVGIHLLILSEQTSASFPVQSAEMVHSELRRCCVRRNSVLHASHVLADHMHVLIETEAEDQASEIIADIVATIQKTFRITSRNIVFQDGIHVTLLPPWHLDILSAFVENQDSYHVKYTVSEELERVFLPGLPIPSAAAS
- a CDS encoding DUF4199 domain-containing protein, yielding MINLLWGGITGALGLLWLIMESALGRFEAGTSAEVQVLWLLLCPLGVIGAMVHRRLAGTTTPYGDTVRNGMYASVYGSLALCVVWLFFYNVLMPDYLEVVLRGTELKYRHIISNQEALRTVLSAKAVTLSAPMIYILGTLIPLVTGSVTAAIAAIWLRNRR
- the gcvT gene encoding glycine cleavage system aminomethyltransferase GcvT; the encoded protein is MKQTRFHALHVEANAKMVEFAGFHMPIQYPTGILEEHRKVRTGVGMFDVSHMGEFFIGGPDALALVQKLTTNDASKLEPGKIQYSAMCRHNGGIIDDLLVYCLKPDLFMLVVNGANIDKDYSWVTENAAAFANASVTNESDDYSLLAVQGPKSVDALQPLTTTVLSDLAYYTFTHGTLAGVPMIISRTGYTGEIGFELYFKGDDTVCKNVVDAIMREGAPFGLDWIGLGARDTLRLEKGFCLYGNDITEDTLPHEAGLGWITKLKKGDFNGRDAITAVKDAGITRKLVGFVMKTEKLLPRKDYPILVGDAVVGAVTSGGKSVMLNTGIGLGYVAAEFSEPGTQISIQARGTTFPAEVTKIPFV
- a CDS encoding septal ring lytic transglycosylase RlpA family protein; amino-acid sequence: MAARNLAEAPVKRGQTLADTVTLEVLRMDADTGVASYYAGKFHGNKTSSGATFNMNDLTCAHRWLPFGTRLLVTNIENGRSVVVTVTDRGPFKHGRIIDVSKGAAQALDMIRKGTATVAIQIHEEAAPVPDNSASTVEPSTPNSE
- a CDS encoding mannose-1-phosphate guanylyltransferase, producing the protein MKNVAVILAGGRGPGLWPRGTDKMPKQFQHVLGNGTMIQNTVQRISPLIPAEQTWVVTTQQFEGLVREQLPELPEGQIVCEPFGRNTGPSIALTSTLLKFVYSPDTVLAFLPSDHLIQNSHEFQAVLNQACHAARTSEMIVTIGVLPTRPETNYGYIQVGNPYTANGQAGDKVYYVHTFAEKPDPETALRFLNAGDFVWNSGIFVARIDVLLRAIATFLPDHAPLFASLERHINKETYHAALETIFRQIRSISFDVGVMEKAENILVVDGAFGWSDVGTWDEVYRLVMKDGKNNVLEGNVIALNTGNSLISALGGKIVGVVGVENLVVVDTEEALMICPRGQTNQVREIVDVLRRRHIG